One Brassica napus cultivar Da-Ae chromosome A1, Da-Ae, whole genome shotgun sequence genomic region harbors:
- the LOC106394072 gene encoding pentatricopeptide repeat-containing protein At4g30700-like isoform X1 — MSRFLFTQTQMLLRTVTAATAETTVAVINNNKNSFFDLFKTSTSLSHLAQTHAQIILHGHQNDIQLLTKLTQRLSDLGAIPYARSLVLSFHKPDVFLFNVLMLGFSKNGSPHSSLSLFSHLRKHTDLKPNSSTYTYAISAASSIHDERAGRSVHGQAVVDGFDSELHVGSNIVKMYFKFSRVVDARKVFDGMSERDVVLWNTVLCGYRENEMYEESVMVFRDLINESCTRWDSTTVLNILPAVAELQELRVGMLIHSLAMKTGCYSHDFVLTGFISLYSKCGKVEALDALFREFCAPDVVAYNAMIHGYASNGETELSLRLFRKLVLSGERLNSSTLVSLIPVSGGHLMLVYAIHGYSLKSGFLSHESVPTALTTVYSKMDEMESARKAFDECTHKSLASWNAMISGYTQNGLTEDAISLFREMQKSEFRPNPITITCILSACAQLGTLSLGKWVHGLVRGSDFESSIYVSTALIGMYAKCGSIEEARRLFDLMPKKNEVTWNTMISGYGLHGHGHEALNIFTEMLNSSVAPSPVTFLCVLYACSHAGLVKEGDEIFSSMIHRYGFEPTVKHYACMVDILGRAGHLQRALQFIEAMPVEPDPSVWQTLLGACRIHKDTNLARTVSEKLFELDPDDVGYHVLLSNIHSADRNYPQAATVGQEAKKRKLAKAPGYTLIEIGETPHVFTSGDQSHPQVKAIYEKLEELEGKMREAGYQPETELALHDVEEEERELMVKFHSERLAIAFGLIVTEPGTEIRIIKNLRVCLDCHAVTKLISKITERVIVVRDANRFHHFKDGACSCGDYW, encoded by the coding sequence ATGAGTCGTTTCCTTTTCACTCAAACGCAAATGTTACTACGGACAGTAACAGCCGCCACCGCCGAGACAACCGTTGCAGTGataaacaacaacaagaacagcttcttcgaTCTCTTCAAAACATCAACTTCACTCTCTCACCTCGCCCAAACCCACGCTCAGATCATTCTCCATGGCCACCAAAACGACATCCAACTACTCACAAAACTCACCCAACGTCTCTCCGACCTCGGCGCCATCCCCTACGCACGCAGCCTCGTCCTCTCCTTCCATAAACCCGACGTCTTCCTCTTCAACGTCCTCATGCTCGGCTTCTCCAAGAACGGATCGCCTCACTCTTCTCTCTCACTGTTCTCCCACTTGAGGAAACACACTGACCTCAAACCCAACAGCTCCACTTACACCTACGCTATCTCCGCCGCTTCGAGTATTCATGACGAGAGAGCTGGCCGTTCTGTTCATGGTCAAGCAGTCGTTGATGGGTTTGACTCGGAACTACACGTCGGGTCGAATATCGTCAAGATGTACTTCAAGTTTTCGCGGGTGGTTGATGCTCGCAAGGTGTTCGACGGAATGTCTGAGAGAGACGTGGTTTTGTGGAATACTGTGTTATGTGGATACAGAGAGAACGAGATGTATGAGGAGTCTGTTATGGtttttagggatttgattaacGAGAGCTGTACTCGTTGGGACTCGACGACTGTGTTGAATATACTCCCTGCTGTTGCGGAGTTGCAGGAGCTGAGGGTTGGGATGCTAATCCATAGTCTCGCGATGAAGACAGGGTGTTATTCCCACGATTTTGTTCTCACGGGTTTCATCTCGTTGTACTCGAAATGTGGAAAGGTTGAAGCTTTGGATgctctgtttcgagagttttgtGCACCGGATGTGGTGGCTTACAATGCGATGATTCACGGGTATGCTTCTAACGGCGAGACTGAGCTCTCGTTAAGGCTGTTTAGAAAGCTGGTGTTGTCGGGGGAAAGGTTGAACTCAAGCACGCTGGTGAGTTTGATCCCTGTCTCTGGTGGTCATCTTATGCTTGTATATGCCATTCACGGTTACAGCTTGAAATCAGGTTTCTTGTCTCATGAATCTGTCCCAACCGCGTTAACAACGGTTTACAGTAAAATGGACGAGATGGAATCAGCACGGAAGGCTTTTGATGAGTGTACGCACAAAAGCTTGGCGTCTTGGAACGCAATGATCTCGGGTTATACACAAAACGGGTTGACAGAGGACGCGATATCTCTGTTCAGAGAAATGCAGAAGTCTGAGTTTCGTCCGAACCCGATCACGATAACTTGTATTCTATCGGCTTGTGCGCAGTTAGGAACGTTGAGCTTGGGGAAATGGGTGCATGGTTTAGTAAGGGGTAGCGATTTTGAGTCTAGCATATATGTGTCTACTGCTTTGATTGGTATGTATGCAAAGTGCGGAAGCATTGAAGAAGCACGCCGGTTGTTTGACTTGATGCCGAAGAAGAATGAAGTTACATGGAACACAATGATCTCCGGTTATGGGCTCCATGGACATGGACATGAAGCTCTGAATATCTTCACTGAGATGTTGAACTCCAGCGTTGCACCGTCGCCAGTCACTTTCCTCTGTGTTCTCTACGCTTGTAGTCATGCTGGCCTGGTCAAGGAAGGTGATGAGATTTTCAGTTCCATGATCCACCGGTATGGTTTTGAACCAACGGTGAAGCATTACGCTTGCATGGTTGATATTCTTGGCCGAGCAGGACATTTGCAGAGAGCGTTGCAGTTCATAGAGGCAATGCCAGTTGAGCCGGATCCTTCCGTGTGGCAGACACTGCTTGGAGCTTGTAGGATTCACAAAGACACAAACCTTGCACGTACCGTCTCCGAGAAGCTCTTTGAGCTGGATCCAGACGATGTTGGATACCATGTTTTGCTGTCAAATATTCACTCGGCTGATAGAAACTATCCACAGGCTGCTACGGTCGGACAAGAAGCAAAGAAGAGGAAACTAGCCAAGGCTCCTGGTTATACCTTGATAGAAATTGGTGAGACGCCTCATGTGTTTACCTCGGGTGATCAGTCACATCCACAGGTAAAAGCAATATATGAGAAGCTAGAGGAGCTCGAAGGGAAGATGAGGGAAGCTGGGTATCAACCGGAGACTGAATTGGCCTTGCACGACGTGGAGGAGGAAGAAAGGGAGCTGATGGTGAAATTTCATAGTGAGAGGCTAGCCATTGCCTTTGGACTCATTGTCACCGAACCAGGAACTGAAATTCGGATCATAAAGAATCTCAGGGTCTGTTTAGACTGTCATGCCGTAACCAAACTCATCTCGAAGATCACAGAGAGAGTGATAGTTGTAAGAGACGCCAACCGCTTCCACCATTTCAAAGATGGTGCTTGTTCTTGCGGAGATTATTGGTAG
- the LOC106394156 gene encoding AUGMIN subunit 8-like — MDVATDTTRRRLVPSDKNNASTATRRPRTATEVSSRYRSPTPTRTTRCPSPSLTRPTVSSTSQSVSAKRAVSAERKRRPSTPPSPTSPSTPNVSIDLPASSRRLSTGRLPESLWPSTMRSLSASFQSDSSVSVPVGKKERPVSSSSSDRTLRPSSNIAQKQKAETVSVSRKPTPERKVSPLKGKNNASDRSENSKPVDGQHSRLIEQHRWPSRIGGRNSLNRSLDLGDKASRGLSTSGPGMRPSPRRMSLPLSNGSKPLHKTSTNGDVLSPTKSEDNNIGRSSGAQRLLSASSLDRASLATAVAKLHPLSRPASPSRTSFSSSLSRGMSTSRGVSPSRGLSPARGLSPARGVSPARGLSPSRVTSSSSFARPSTPPSRGVSPSRIRQSSDSTQSISTTATSVLSFITDVKKGKKANYIEDVHQLRLLHNRYLQWRFVLARAEAAMYIQRLTSEETLFNVWHAISELQDDVTSQRIGLQQLKLEIKLNSLLNDQMVSLEEWATLEREHVSSLVGAIADLEANTLRLPATGGTKADVESLKAAMSSALDVMQAMGSSIWSLLSKVEEMNKMVSELAVVVAKESSMQGKCEDLLASTGIMQIKECSLRTHLIQTRREGEEDAEEETPPVLPQSKFPWP; from the exons GCCACTCGCCGTCCTCGAACAGCAACAGAGGTCAGTTCAAGATACAGATCACCTACACCAACCAGAACCACTCGATGCCCTTCCCCAAGCCTCACAAGGCCTACTGTTTCTTCCACCTCTCAATCCGTATCCGCCAAAAGAGCTGTTTCCGCTGAGAGGAAGCGTCGTCCTTCAACACCTCCATCTCCCACTAGTCCATCCACGCCTAACGTGTCTATAGACTTACCAGCTTCATCTAGGCGGTTATCCACAGGTCGTTTGCCTGAGAGCTTATGGCCTTCTACTATGAGAAGCCTCAGCGCTTCGTTTCAGTCGGATTCTTCTGTCTCAGTCCCTGTTGGTAAGAAGGAGAGACCGGTTAGTAGCTCTTCATCTGACCGAACGTTGAGACCTTCTTCTAATATAGCTCAGAAGCAGAAGGCTGAAACGGTATCTGTGTCAAGGAAACCTACGCCGGAGAGGAAAGTAAGTCCGTTGAAAGGGAAGAACAATGCATCTGATCGTTCAGAGAATTCGAAACCTGTGGATGGTCAGCACAGTAGGTTAATAGAACAGCACCGGTGGCCTAGTAGAATCGGTGGAAGGAACTCACTAAACAGAAGTTTGGATCTTGGAGACAAGGCTTCAAGGGGTCTGTCTACTTCAGGACCTGGAATGAGACCGTCTCCTAGGAGAATGTCACTGCCTTTGTCCAACGGCTCGAAACCTTTGCATAAAACTTCTACAAACGGTGATGTACTGTCTCCAACGAAGTCGGAAGATAATAACATAGGGCGAAGTTCAGGAGCTCAAAGACTTTTGTCTGCAAGTTCGTTAGATAGAGCGTCCTTAGCAACGGCTGTAGCCAAGCTGCATCCATTATCTCGCCCTGCTTCACCAAGTAGAACTTCTTTTTCGTCGTCTCTCTCCCGAGGCATGAGTACTTCGAGAGGAGTGAGTCCTTCAAGAGGACTAAGCCCTGCAAGAGGGTTGAGTCCTGCACGAGGTGTAAGTCCTGCTAGAGGGTTGAGTCCTTCGCGTGTGACAAGCTCTTCTTCTTTTGCGAGACCATCAACTCCACCTTCAAGAGGGGTAAGTCCTTCCCGGATAAGACAAAGCAGCGATTCTACACAATCAATCAGTACCACCGCAACTTCGGTTCTCAGCTTCATCACGGATGTGAAGAAAGGCAAAAAGGCAAACTACATCGAAGACGTTCATCAACTGCGTCTGCTCCACAATAGGTATTTACAGTGGCGGTTTGTACTTGCGCGTGCTGAAGCTGCCATGTACATTCAACGTTTAACTTCCGAG GAAACACTATTTAATGTGTGGCATGCGATATCAGAACTACAAGATGATGTGACCAGCCAAAGGATTGGCCTACAACAGCTGAAGCTAGAGATCAAACTCAACTCACTATTAAACGATCAA ATGGTGAGCCTTGAAGAATGGGCCACACTTGAAAGAGAGCATGTTAGTTCTCTAGTTGGAGCCATAGCAGATTTAGAAGCAAATACTCTCCGCCTTCCAGCTACTGGAGGAACAAAG GCGGACGTAGAGTCTTTGAAAGCAGCTATGTCCTCGGCACTCGATGTAATGCAGGCTATGGGATCGTCCATTTGGTCTTTACTCTCCAAG GTGGAGGAGATGAACAAAATGGTCTCAGAACTCGCTGTAGTAGTTGCAAAAGAGAGTTCTATGCAAGGAAAATGCGAAGATCTTCTGGCCTCCACTGGCATCATGCAG ATAAAAGAGTGTAGCCTAAGGACTCATCTGATACAAACTaggagagaaggagaagaagatgcagaggagGAGACTCCTCCAGTGTTGCCACAAAGCAAGTTTCCATGGCCATAA
- the LOC106394072 gene encoding pentatricopeptide repeat-containing protein At4g30700-like isoform X2, with product MSRFLFTQTQMLLRTVTAATAETTVAVINNNKNSFFDLFKTSTSLSHLAQTHAQIILHGHQNDIQLLTKLTQRLSDLGAIPYARSLVLSFHKPDVFLFNVLMLGFSKNGSPHSSLSLFSHLRKHTDLKPNSSTYTYAISAASSIHDERAGRSVHGQAVVDGFDSELHVGSNIVKMYFKFSRVVDARKVFDGMSERDVVLWNTVLCGYRENEMYEESVMVFRDLINESCTRWDSTTVLNILPAVAELQELRVGMLIHSLAMKTGCYSHDFVLTGFISLYSKCGKVEALDALFREFCAPDVVAYNAMIHGYASNGETELSLRLFRKLVLSGERLNSSTLVSLIPVSGGHLMLVYAIHGYSLKSGFLSHESVPTALTTVYSKMDEMESARKAFDECTHKSLASWNAMISGYTQNGLTEDAISLFREMQKSEFRPNPITITCILSACAQLGTLSLGKWVHGLVRGSDFESSIYVSTALIGMYAKCGSIEEARRLFDLMPKKNEVTWNTMISGYGLHGHGHEALNIFTEMLNSSVAPSPVTFLCVLYACSHAGLVKEGDEIFSSMIHRYGFEPTVKHYACMVDILGRAGHLQRALQFIEAMPVEPDPSVWQTLLGACRIHKDTNLARTVSEKLFELDPDDAADRNYPQAATVGQEAKKRKLAKAPGYTLIEIGETPHVFTSGDQSHPQVKAIYEKLEELEGKMREAGYQPETELALHDVEEEERELMVKFHSERLAIAFGLIVTEPGTEIRIIKNLRVCLDCHAVTKLISKITERVIVVRDANRFHHFKDGACSCGDYW from the exons ATGAGTCGTTTCCTTTTCACTCAAACGCAAATGTTACTACGGACAGTAACAGCCGCCACCGCCGAGACAACCGTTGCAGTGataaacaacaacaagaacagcttcttcgaTCTCTTCAAAACATCAACTTCACTCTCTCACCTCGCCCAAACCCACGCTCAGATCATTCTCCATGGCCACCAAAACGACATCCAACTACTCACAAAACTCACCCAACGTCTCTCCGACCTCGGCGCCATCCCCTACGCACGCAGCCTCGTCCTCTCCTTCCATAAACCCGACGTCTTCCTCTTCAACGTCCTCATGCTCGGCTTCTCCAAGAACGGATCGCCTCACTCTTCTCTCTCACTGTTCTCCCACTTGAGGAAACACACTGACCTCAAACCCAACAGCTCCACTTACACCTACGCTATCTCCGCCGCTTCGAGTATTCATGACGAGAGAGCTGGCCGTTCTGTTCATGGTCAAGCAGTCGTTGATGGGTTTGACTCGGAACTACACGTCGGGTCGAATATCGTCAAGATGTACTTCAAGTTTTCGCGGGTGGTTGATGCTCGCAAGGTGTTCGACGGAATGTCTGAGAGAGACGTGGTTTTGTGGAATACTGTGTTATGTGGATACAGAGAGAACGAGATGTATGAGGAGTCTGTTATGGtttttagggatttgattaacGAGAGCTGTACTCGTTGGGACTCGACGACTGTGTTGAATATACTCCCTGCTGTTGCGGAGTTGCAGGAGCTGAGGGTTGGGATGCTAATCCATAGTCTCGCGATGAAGACAGGGTGTTATTCCCACGATTTTGTTCTCACGGGTTTCATCTCGTTGTACTCGAAATGTGGAAAGGTTGAAGCTTTGGATgctctgtttcgagagttttgtGCACCGGATGTGGTGGCTTACAATGCGATGATTCACGGGTATGCTTCTAACGGCGAGACTGAGCTCTCGTTAAGGCTGTTTAGAAAGCTGGTGTTGTCGGGGGAAAGGTTGAACTCAAGCACGCTGGTGAGTTTGATCCCTGTCTCTGGTGGTCATCTTATGCTTGTATATGCCATTCACGGTTACAGCTTGAAATCAGGTTTCTTGTCTCATGAATCTGTCCCAACCGCGTTAACAACGGTTTACAGTAAAATGGACGAGATGGAATCAGCACGGAAGGCTTTTGATGAGTGTACGCACAAAAGCTTGGCGTCTTGGAACGCAATGATCTCGGGTTATACACAAAACGGGTTGACAGAGGACGCGATATCTCTGTTCAGAGAAATGCAGAAGTCTGAGTTTCGTCCGAACCCGATCACGATAACTTGTATTCTATCGGCTTGTGCGCAGTTAGGAACGTTGAGCTTGGGGAAATGGGTGCATGGTTTAGTAAGGGGTAGCGATTTTGAGTCTAGCATATATGTGTCTACTGCTTTGATTGGTATGTATGCAAAGTGCGGAAGCATTGAAGAAGCACGCCGGTTGTTTGACTTGATGCCGAAGAAGAATGAAGTTACATGGAACACAATGATCTCCGGTTATGGGCTCCATGGACATGGACATGAAGCTCTGAATATCTTCACTGAGATGTTGAACTCCAGCGTTGCACCGTCGCCAGTCACTTTCCTCTGTGTTCTCTACGCTTGTAGTCATGCTGGCCTGGTCAAGGAAGGTGATGAGATTTTCAGTTCCATGATCCACCGGTATGGTTTTGAACCAACGGTGAAGCATTACGCTTGCATGGTTGATATTCTTGGCCGAGCAGGACATTTGCAGAGAGCGTTGCAGTTCATAGAGGCAATGCCAGTTGAGCCGGATCCTTCCGTGTGGCAGACACTGCTTGGAGCTTGTAGGATTCACAAAGACACAAACCTTGCACGTACCGTCTCCGAGAAGCTCTTTGAGCTGGATCCAGACGATG CGGCTGATAGAAACTATCCACAGGCTGCTACGGTCGGACAAGAAGCAAAGAAGAGGAAACTAGCCAAGGCTCCTGGTTATACCTTGATAGAAATTGGTGAGACGCCTCATGTGTTTACCTCGGGTGATCAGTCACATCCACAGGTAAAAGCAATATATGAGAAGCTAGAGGAGCTCGAAGGGAAGATGAGGGAAGCTGGGTATCAACCGGAGACTGAATTGGCCTTGCACGACGTGGAGGAGGAAGAAAGGGAGCTGATGGTGAAATTTCATAGTGAGAGGCTAGCCATTGCCTTTGGACTCATTGTCACCGAACCAGGAACTGAAATTCGGATCATAAAGAATCTCAGGGTCTGTTTAGACTGTCATGCCGTAACCAAACTCATCTCGAAGATCACAGAGAGAGTGATAGTTGTAAGAGACGCCAACCGCTTCCACCATTTCAAAGATGGTGCTTGTTCTTGCGGAGATTATTGGTAG